One stretch of Musicola paradisiaca NCPPB 2511 DNA includes these proteins:
- a CDS encoding methyl-accepting chemotaxis protein, producing the protein MRQNYPVSQHQYPLDNKIKLMSVTTPDSHITYANTDFITVSGYQPDELMGQPHNLIRHPDMPPVAFADMWNTLKEGKIWTGIVKNRRKNGDHYWVKSSTTSLKKEGRLIGYMSVRTPASADEISHAEALYAQVNDGQLKYRGFHNGLLVYTGPLKWLSLFKTMPLRWRIRSYALLLGLLPLAMTLILLPKTLTVWGAFTLLAACAGLLCELLVQHVARPVEQILEQAMLSATGQTDSLRQLNRADEIGMLMRAVNQSGMNFRTFVDDVNLNLQELKTACGEIAQGNQILADCCEKTEDSLQQTASSVEQLTSTIKSNADASLRASQYAQDVNQVVNAGEQAVSEVASTMDTITRASERITDIISVLDNLSFQTNILAVNAAVEAAHAGEQGKSFAVVASEVRSLAQRSASSAKDIAALIDNTLSSIRIGDQQVSHTNQSMSNILIKVQEVTRLMNEISQATREQAQGLNQINDAVTRIDELTHQNTALASQSNSATSHLQQQIASMAQAVSVFSSPH; encoded by the coding sequence ATGCGTCAGAATTACCCTGTCAGCCAACATCAATATCCGCTGGATAACAAAATCAAACTGATGTCGGTCACTACGCCCGACAGCCACATCACCTATGCCAATACCGATTTCATCACAGTCAGCGGCTATCAGCCGGATGAGCTGATGGGGCAGCCGCATAATCTGATCCGACATCCCGATATGCCGCCCGTCGCCTTTGCTGATATGTGGAACACCTTGAAAGAAGGCAAAATCTGGACCGGCATCGTCAAAAACCGCCGCAAAAACGGTGATCATTACTGGGTGAAATCCAGCACGACGTCATTGAAAAAAGAGGGGCGGCTCATTGGCTATATGTCGGTGCGTACACCCGCATCCGCCGATGAAATCAGCCATGCCGAAGCACTGTATGCCCAGGTGAACGACGGCCAGTTGAAGTACCGGGGGTTTCACAATGGGTTACTGGTGTACACCGGCCCGTTAAAATGGCTCAGCCTGTTCAAAACGATGCCGCTGCGCTGGCGCATCCGCAGTTACGCCCTATTATTGGGGCTGTTGCCGTTGGCCATGACGTTGATATTGTTGCCGAAAACGTTGACGGTCTGGGGCGCGTTCACCCTGCTTGCCGCCTGCGCCGGCTTGCTCTGCGAATTGCTGGTGCAGCATGTGGCTCGCCCGGTAGAACAGATCCTGGAACAGGCGATGCTATCCGCCACGGGGCAGACGGATAGCCTGCGGCAACTCAATCGTGCCGATGAAATCGGTATGTTGATGCGAGCCGTTAACCAATCCGGCATGAATTTCCGCACTTTCGTCGATGACGTCAATCTCAATTTGCAGGAGTTGAAAACCGCCTGCGGCGAGATCGCGCAGGGCAACCAGATTCTGGCCGACTGCTGTGAAAAAACCGAAGATAGCCTGCAGCAGACGGCTTCATCGGTCGAGCAACTCACCTCCACCATCAAAAGCAATGCCGACGCATCGCTGCGCGCTTCTCAATACGCGCAAGACGTCAATCAGGTGGTTAATGCCGGCGAACAGGCTGTTTCCGAGGTGGCAAGCACCATGGATACCATCACCCGCGCCAGCGAGCGAATCACCGACATCATCAGCGTGCTGGATAATCTCTCGTTCCAAACCAACATTCTGGCGGTGAACGCGGCGGTGGAAGCGGCGCATGCGGGCGAACAAGGGAAAAGCTTCGCCGTGGTTGCCAGCGAAGTTCGCTCGCTGGCGCAGCGTAGCGCGTCATCAGCCAAGGATATCGCCGCGCTTATCGATAACACCCTGTCCAGCATCCGGATTGGCGACCAGCAGGTTTCCCATACCAATCAGTCGATGAGCAATATTCTGATCAAGGTGCAAGAGGTGACTCGACTGATGAACGAAATCAGCCAGGCGACACGCGAGCAGGCTCAGGGGCTCAACCAGATCAACGATGCGGTCACTCGTATCGACGAACTCACGCACCAGAATACGGCGTTGGCCAGCCAGTCCAATTCTGCAACCAGCCATTTGCAGCAGCAGATTGCCAGCATGGCGCAGGCAGTGTCCGTCTTTAGTTCGCCGCACTAA
- a CDS encoding FMN-dependent NADH-azoreductase, producing the protein MSKVLVLKSSILADFSQSNQLAEHFTAAWQTAHPNDSITVRDLAAQPVPVLDGELVGALRPSDSPLTPRQQDALALSDTLIAELQAHDIIVLAAPMYNFNIPTQLKNYFDFIARAGVTFRYTEQGPEGLVKGKRALVLTTRGGIHKDSPSDLLEPYLRLFLGFIGISDVEFVFAEGFGYGPDVAQKAQESAKTQLAQLASA; encoded by the coding sequence ATGAGCAAAGTATTGGTTCTGAAATCCAGCATTCTGGCCGATTTTTCCCAGTCCAACCAACTGGCCGAACATTTCACCGCCGCCTGGCAGACCGCACACCCGAACGACAGCATCACCGTTCGCGATCTGGCCGCACAGCCGGTACCGGTACTGGATGGCGAACTGGTCGGCGCGCTGCGCCCATCCGACAGCCCGCTGACGCCGCGTCAACAGGACGCGCTGGCGCTGTCCGATACATTGATCGCCGAGCTGCAGGCGCATGACATCATTGTGCTGGCCGCACCGATGTATAACTTCAACATTCCGACCCAGTTGAAAAACTATTTCGATTTTATCGCCCGTGCCGGCGTGACGTTCCGTTACACCGAACAGGGCCCGGAAGGTCTGGTGAAAGGTAAACGCGCGCTGGTGCTGACTACTCGCGGTGGCATCCACAAAGATTCGCCGAGCGACCTGCTGGAACCTTACCTGCGCCTGTTCCTGGGCTTTATCGGCATCAGCGATGTGGAATTCGTCTTCGCCGAAGGCTTCGGCTACGGCCCGGATGTCGCGCAGAAAGCGCAAGAAAGCGCCAAAACCCAGCTGGCGCAATTGGCTTCCGCCTGA
- the hrpA gene encoding ATP-dependent RNA helicase HrpA, whose product MTSPLHTLQAQLDELMLRDQQRLRRRLQGAMKVNKPQAQAAIALEIGEEIAGARQRVERRRASLPAISYPDTLPVSQKREAILAAIRDHQVVIVAGETGSGKTTQLPKMCLELGRGVRGLIGHTQPRRLAARSVANRIAEELACEPGGAVGYKVRFNDQVGDNTLVKLMTDGILLAEIQQDRLLMQYDTLIIDEAHERSLNIDFILGYLKQLLPRRPDLKVIITSATIDPQRFSRHFSNAPIVEVSGRTYPVDVRYRPVVDTEDDSDRDQLQAILDAVDEICHEGPGDILVFMSGEREIRDTADALSKQDLRHTEILPLYARLSSQEQNRVFQSHHGRRIVLATNVAETSLTVPGIRYVIDPGTARISRYSYRTKVQRLPIEPISQASANQRKGRCGRVAAGICIRLYSEADFLSRPEFTDPEILRTNLASVILQMTALGLGDISAFPFVEAPDKRNIQDGVRLLEELGALQTGDSDYYRLTPQGRQLAQLPIDPRLARMVLEARNTSCVREVMIITAALSIQDPRERPAEKKQASDEKHRRFTDKESDFLAFVKLWDYLQEQQKALSSTQFRRLCRNDFLNYLRVREWQDVYTQLRQVVKELGFPVNSEPTDYRSLHCALLTGLLSHIGQKDVEKQEFSGARNTRFAIFPGSGLFKKPPKWAMVAELVETSRLWGRVAARIEPEWVEPLSQHLIRRSYSDPHWEKAQGAVMAQEKVTLYGLPLVAARKVNYGTIDPVVSRELFIRHALVEGDWQTTHAFFRANLRLRSEVEELEHKSRRRDILVDDETLFAFYDQRIPHEIVSSRHFDSWWTLTGKSQPDLLNFEKGMLIKEGAARVSALDYPNFWQQGDVRLRLTYQFEPGTDADGVTVHIPLPILNQVVEEGFEWQIPGIRRELIIALIKSLPKPVRRNFVPAPNYAEAFLARVTPQQKGLLDALERELRLMTGVTIDREAWQWDQVPDHLKITFRVVDEKQKTLREGKNLRELKEQLQDNVQQTLSAVADDGIEQRDLHIWSFGDLPDCYEQKRGGYSVKAYPALVDEKESVAIRLFDSPHQQRQMMWRGQRRLLLLNIPSPIKYLHEKLPNKAKLGLYFNPYGKVMELIDDCISCGVDKLMEEHGGPVWQEAAFRQLHEQVRAELNETVVVIARQVEQILTTVFAINKRLKGRVDMALALALSDIKAQMSGLVFRGFVTENGWKRLPDVLRYLQAIERRLDKLAQDVHRDRAQMLKVDQVTQAWRQWLNKLPPERRHDEDVTAIRWMLEELRVSYFAQQLGTPYPISDKRIMQAMGNIEG is encoded by the coding sequence GTGACATCACCTCTCCATACATTACAGGCGCAACTCGATGAGCTGATGCTGCGCGATCAGCAACGTCTGCGCCGTCGGTTGCAGGGCGCAATGAAGGTGAATAAACCTCAGGCGCAAGCGGCGATTGCTCTGGAAATCGGGGAAGAAATCGCCGGTGCGCGTCAACGAGTGGAGCGACGTCGCGCATCGTTGCCGGCCATCAGTTATCCAGACACGCTGCCGGTCAGCCAGAAGCGAGAGGCTATTCTGGCGGCGATACGCGACCATCAGGTGGTGATTGTCGCGGGGGAGACCGGTTCCGGCAAAACCACCCAATTGCCCAAAATGTGCCTGGAGCTGGGACGCGGCGTGCGCGGGCTGATCGGCCATACCCAGCCGCGGCGGCTGGCGGCGCGCAGCGTGGCGAATCGTATCGCCGAGGAGCTGGCGTGTGAACCCGGCGGCGCGGTCGGCTACAAAGTGCGTTTTAACGATCAAGTGGGTGACAACACGCTGGTCAAACTGATGACCGACGGTATCCTGCTGGCGGAAATCCAGCAGGATCGGCTGTTGATGCAGTACGACACCCTCATTATCGATGAGGCGCACGAGCGTAGCCTGAACATCGATTTTATCCTTGGTTACTTGAAGCAATTGCTGCCGCGTCGACCGGATCTGAAAGTCATCATCACTTCCGCAACCATCGACCCGCAACGCTTTTCCCGGCATTTCAGCAATGCACCGATCGTTGAAGTTTCCGGCCGTACCTATCCGGTGGACGTGCGCTATCGTCCGGTCGTCGATACGGAAGACGACAGCGATCGCGATCAACTGCAGGCGATACTGGATGCGGTGGATGAGATCTGTCACGAAGGGCCGGGCGATATTCTGGTGTTCATGAGCGGCGAGCGGGAAATTCGCGATACCGCCGATGCGTTGAGCAAGCAGGATTTGCGCCATACCGAAATATTGCCGCTGTATGCGCGCCTCTCCAGTCAGGAACAGAACCGGGTATTTCAGTCGCACCATGGCCGCCGCATTGTGCTGGCGACCAATGTTGCGGAAACGTCGTTGACGGTGCCCGGCATCCGTTACGTCATCGATCCGGGCACTGCGCGCATCAGCCGCTACAGCTACCGAACCAAGGTGCAGCGCCTGCCGATCGAGCCGATTTCCCAAGCTTCCGCCAACCAGCGCAAAGGCCGTTGCGGCCGTGTCGCGGCGGGGATTTGTATTCGTCTCTATTCCGAAGCGGATTTCCTTTCCCGCCCAGAGTTTACCGACCCGGAGATTCTGCGCACCAATCTGGCGTCGGTCATTTTGCAGATGACGGCGCTCGGGCTTGGCGATATCTCCGCGTTCCCGTTTGTCGAGGCGCCGGACAAGCGCAATATTCAGGACGGCGTGCGTCTGCTGGAAGAACTGGGCGCGCTCCAGACCGGAGACAGCGACTATTACCGGCTAACGCCGCAGGGGCGGCAATTGGCGCAGTTGCCGATTGATCCCCGGCTGGCAAGAATGGTGCTGGAAGCGCGCAATACCTCTTGTGTGCGCGAAGTGATGATTATCACCGCTGCGTTGTCGATCCAGGATCCGCGCGAGCGTCCGGCGGAGAAAAAACAAGCGTCGGACGAGAAACACCGGCGCTTTACCGACAAAGAATCTGACTTTTTGGCGTTCGTTAAGTTGTGGGATTACCTGCAGGAACAACAAAAAGCGCTGTCGTCCACCCAGTTTCGCCGGTTGTGTCGCAACGATTTTCTCAATTACCTGCGTGTGCGCGAATGGCAGGATGTTTACACCCAATTGCGTCAGGTGGTGAAAGAACTGGGGTTCCCGGTCAACAGCGAACCGACGGATTACCGCAGCCTCCATTGCGCCTTGCTGACCGGCCTGTTGTCGCATATTGGCCAGAAAGATGTGGAAAAACAGGAATTCAGCGGTGCCCGCAATACCAGGTTCGCTATTTTTCCCGGCTCTGGGTTATTCAAAAAACCGCCCAAGTGGGCCATGGTGGCCGAGCTGGTTGAAACCAGTCGACTGTGGGGGCGAGTGGCGGCGCGTATCGAGCCGGAGTGGGTGGAACCCCTGTCGCAGCATTTGATCCGCCGTAGCTATAGCGACCCCCATTGGGAGAAAGCGCAGGGGGCGGTGATGGCGCAGGAAAAGGTGACGTTGTACGGTTTGCCGCTGGTGGCGGCGCGTAAGGTCAACTACGGAACGATCGACCCGGTCGTCTCACGGGAACTGTTTATCCGACATGCGCTGGTGGAAGGCGACTGGCAAACCACGCATGCGTTTTTCCGCGCCAATCTCCGGCTGCGTTCGGAGGTGGAAGAACTGGAACACAAGTCCCGGCGGCGGGATATTCTGGTGGATGATGAAACGCTGTTTGCGTTCTACGATCAGCGCATTCCGCATGAAATCGTCTCTTCCCGACATTTTGACAGCTGGTGGACGCTCACCGGCAAGTCCCAGCCTGATCTGCTGAATTTTGAAAAAGGCATGCTGATCAAGGAAGGCGCCGCGCGCGTCAGTGCGCTGGACTATCCCAATTTCTGGCAGCAGGGTGATGTGCGCCTGCGTCTGACCTACCAGTTTGAGCCAGGTACCGATGCTGATGGCGTCACCGTGCATATTCCGTTACCGATTCTGAATCAGGTTGTGGAGGAAGGGTTTGAATGGCAGATCCCGGGCATACGTCGCGAGCTGATTATTGCGTTGATTAAATCGTTGCCGAAGCCCGTTCGCCGCAATTTTGTGCCGGCGCCCAACTATGCTGAAGCGTTTCTGGCCCGGGTGACGCCGCAGCAGAAGGGCCTGCTGGATGCGCTGGAGCGTGAATTACGGCTTATGACCGGCGTCACGATCGACCGGGAGGCTTGGCAATGGGATCAGGTACCCGATCATCTTAAAATCACCTTCCGCGTAGTGGACGAAAAACAGAAGACGCTGCGGGAAGGCAAAAACCTGCGCGAATTGAAAGAACAGCTGCAGGATAACGTCCAGCAGACGCTGTCCGCGGTGGCGGATGACGGCATCGAGCAGCGCGATTTGCACATCTGGAGCTTTGGCGATCTGCCGGATTGCTATGAGCAGAAGCGGGGCGGTTATTCGGTGAAAGCCTATCCGGCGCTGGTAGACGAAAAAGAGAGCGTGGCCATTCGGTTGTTCGATTCGCCGCATCAGCAACGTCAGATGATGTGGCGCGGGCAGCGCCGCCTGCTGCTGTTGAATATTCCCTCGCCAATCAAATATCTGCATGAAAAATTGCCGAACAAAGCCAAGCTGGGTTTGTATTTCAACCCTTACGGCAAAGTGATGGAACTGATCGACGACTGCATTTCCTGCGGGGTGGACAAGCTGATGGAGGAGCATGGCGGCCCGGTATGGCAGGAGGCGGCGTTTCGTCAGTTACACGAGCAAGTACGTGCGGAGCTGAATGAAACCGTGGTGGTGATAGCCCGCCAGGTGGAGCAGATTCTGACAACGGTATTCGCCATTAACAAACGGCTAAAAGGGCGGGTAGATATGGCGCTGGCCCTGGCGTTAAGCGATATCAAAGCGCAGATGAGCGGGTTGGTGTTCCGCGGGTTTGTCACCGAGAACGGCTGGAAGCGTCTGCCGGACGTGCTGCGTTATCTGCAGGCCATCGAACGCCGGTTGGATAAGCTGGCGCAGGATGTTCATCGCGATCGGGCGCAGATGCTTAAAGTGGATCAGGTGACGCAGGCATGGCGGCAATGGTTGAACAAACTGCCCCCGGAGCGTCGTCACGACGAGGATGTCACCGCCATTCGCTGGATGCTGGAGGAGTTGCGGGTCAGCTATTTCGCTCAGCAGTTGGGAACACCGTACCCCATTTCCGATAAACGCATTATGCAGGCGATGGGGAATATTGAGGGATAG
- a CDS encoding LutC/YkgG family protein: MNNRDEFLADIAHALGRDVRHIPAPPPVPANDYAHTRLTELDAQQRCDAFIDVATNIMLAHCELTHADNAPEAALRLCERYGHAPVLISGDARLAALGITARLQDAYDAAVWNAAQGEENIRLAEQAKVGVVYAEYGLTESGGVVLFSAPERGRAISLLPESSIFVLRKSTILPRVAQLARQLHQMAQQGIRMPSCINLIGGPSSTADIELIKVVGVHGPVNAAYLIIEDC; the protein is encoded by the coding sequence ATGAATAACAGAGACGAATTTTTAGCGGATATCGCCCATGCGCTCGGTCGGGATGTCCGTCATATCCCGGCGCCGCCACCGGTTCCGGCCAATGATTATGCGCATACCCGCCTCACGGAACTCGATGCGCAACAACGTTGCGACGCCTTCATTGATGTCGCGACCAATATTATGTTGGCGCACTGCGAATTGACCCACGCAGACAACGCCCCCGAGGCTGCGTTGCGTCTGTGCGAGCGCTATGGGCACGCCCCGGTGCTGATCAGCGGTGATGCGCGGCTGGCGGCGTTGGGTATCACGGCGCGACTTCAGGACGCTTACGACGCCGCCGTCTGGAATGCCGCTCAGGGCGAGGAAAACATCCGGCTGGCGGAGCAGGCGAAAGTGGGCGTGGTCTACGCAGAATACGGCTTAACCGAATCAGGCGGCGTCGTGTTGTTTTCTGCGCCAGAACGGGGTCGTGCCATCAGCCTACTGCCTGAATCATCGATTTTTGTCCTGCGCAAAAGCACTATTTTGCCGCGTGTCGCACAACTGGCGCGCCAACTGCACCAGATGGCCCAGCAGGGCATCCGCATGCCGTCCTGTATCAATCTGATCGGCGGCCCCAGCTCCACCGCCGACATTGAGCTCATTAAAGTGGTCGGGGTGCACGGCCCAGTGAATGCGGCTTATCTGATTATTGAAGACTGCTGA
- a CDS encoding LutB/LldF family L-lactate oxidation iron-sulfur protein — MFLKTSNVVFKARIKQQIDNPIMRSAVANAQERIGANRQKMVDELGNWDAWRDRASQIREHVLANLDAYLYQLSERVSANGGQVFFAKTKEDATRYILQVAQSKQAKKVVKAKSMVTEEIGMNHVLQEAGIQVIETDLGEYILQLDEDPPSHIVVPAIHKDRHQIRRVLHEKLGYDGPETPEAMTLFIREKIRQDFLSAEIGVTGCNFAVAETGSVCLVTNEGNARMCTTLPKTHIAVMGMERIAPTFEEVDVLITMLARSAVGARLTGYNTWLTGPREADNVDGPEEFHLVIVDNGRSQLLGSQFQDILRCIRCGACMNICPAYRHIGGHGYGSIYPGPIGAVISPLLGGYDDFKDLPYACSLCSACDSVCPVKIPLSKLILQHRRVMAESGITPKGEQRAIKLFTYANSHPGLWKVGMIAGAHAAKWFIKDGKIPISIGAIGEWTEARDLPQADGESFRSWFKKHKAQGKPS, encoded by the coding sequence ATGTTTTTAAAAACCAGTAACGTTGTTTTCAAAGCGCGCATCAAACAACAAATAGACAACCCGATTATGCGTAGTGCGGTCGCCAATGCGCAGGAACGCATCGGCGCCAACCGGCAGAAAATGGTCGATGAATTGGGAAATTGGGACGCATGGCGTGATCGCGCAAGCCAAATTCGCGAGCATGTGCTGGCCAACCTGGATGCGTACCTCTACCAACTGTCAGAGCGTGTCAGCGCAAACGGCGGCCAGGTTTTTTTCGCCAAGACCAAAGAGGATGCCACCCGTTACATCCTGCAAGTGGCGCAATCAAAGCAGGCGAAAAAGGTCGTCAAAGCCAAATCGATGGTGACGGAAGAGATCGGGATGAACCACGTCCTGCAAGAGGCCGGCATCCAGGTGATTGAAACCGACCTTGGCGAGTACATCCTCCAACTTGATGAGGATCCGCCTTCACACATTGTGGTGCCCGCCATCCATAAAGATCGCCACCAGATTCGGCGCGTACTGCATGAAAAATTGGGCTATGACGGGCCGGAAACCCCCGAAGCCATGACGCTGTTCATCCGCGAGAAGATCCGCCAGGATTTTTTGAGCGCCGAAATCGGCGTGACCGGTTGTAACTTCGCGGTTGCGGAAACGGGGTCGGTCTGTCTGGTGACGAACGAAGGCAACGCCCGTATGTGTACTACGTTACCGAAAACACATATCGCGGTAATGGGTATGGAGCGTATCGCCCCGACGTTTGAAGAAGTCGATGTGCTCATCACTATGTTGGCCCGTAGCGCAGTCGGCGCGCGCCTGACCGGGTACAACACATGGCTCACGGGGCCCCGCGAAGCCGACAATGTAGACGGCCCGGAAGAGTTCCATCTGGTGATTGTCGACAATGGCCGTTCCCAGCTGTTGGGTTCCCAGTTTCAAGACATATTGCGCTGTATTCGTTGCGGGGCATGTATGAATATCTGCCCCGCCTATCGCCATATTGGGGGGCACGGTTATGGTTCTATCTATCCCGGCCCTATCGGCGCCGTTATTTCACCCCTGCTGGGCGGGTACGATGATTTTAAAGATCTGCCTTACGCCTGTTCACTGTGCAGCGCCTGTGACAGCGTTTGTCCGGTAAAAATCCCGTTGTCCAAGCTGATACTGCAACACCGGCGCGTCATGGCGGAAAGCGGTATCACGCCGAAAGGCGAGCAACGCGCCATCAAACTGTTTACCTATGCCAACAGCCATCCTGGGTTATGGAAGGTCGGCATGATAGCCGGCGCCCATGCCGCAAAATGGTTCATCAAGGATGGGAAAATACCGATCTCGATTGGGGCGATCGGTGAATGGACCGAAGCCCGTGATTTACCGCAAGCCGACGGTGAAAGTTTCCGTTCCTGGTTTAAAAAACACAAAGCGCAGGGAAAACCATCATGA
- a CDS encoding (Fe-S)-binding protein — protein sequence MNVNFFVTCIGDALKSRMARDSVLLLEHLGCQVHFPEKQGCCGQPALNSGYVKDAIPGMKNLIMALEENDDPIISPAGSCTYAIKSYPALFTDDPEWAQRAANVTARMCDLTSFIVNTLGVVDVGARLHGNAVYHPSCSLFRKMGVKEEPLTLLKQVDGLTLLPFQSPETCCGFGGTFSVKMAEISGEMVKEKVHHIMAAQPDYLIGADVSCLLNIAGRLQREGHPVKVMHIAEVLMSR from the coding sequence GTGAATGTTAACTTTTTTGTGACCTGCATCGGTGATGCGCTGAAATCGCGGATGGCGCGCGATTCCGTGTTACTGCTGGAACACTTAGGGTGTCAGGTGCATTTCCCAGAAAAACAAGGGTGTTGTGGTCAGCCAGCGCTCAACAGCGGATACGTTAAAGACGCGATACCTGGGATGAAAAACCTGATTATGGCGCTGGAGGAAAATGATGACCCAATCATTTCCCCAGCGGGCTCCTGCACTTACGCGATTAAAAGCTACCCAGCATTGTTTACGGACGATCCTGAGTGGGCGCAACGTGCCGCCAACGTCACCGCCCGAATGTGCGACCTGACCTCATTTATCGTCAACACGCTGGGAGTAGTGGATGTCGGCGCCCGGTTACACGGCAACGCGGTCTACCATCCGTCTTGTAGTCTGTTTCGTAAAATGGGCGTGAAAGAAGAACCGCTCACCCTTCTGAAACAGGTCGACGGATTGACGCTGTTGCCATTTCAGTCCCCGGAAACCTGCTGCGGTTTCGGTGGCACGTTCTCGGTAAAAATGGCGGAAATTTCCGGTGAGATGGTGAAAGAGAAAGTACACCACATTATGGCGGCCCAGCCGGATTACCTTATCGGCGCCGATGTGAGTTGTCTGCTGAATATCGCCGGACGCCTGCAACGCGAAGGGCATCCCGTCAAGGTGATGCATATCGCCGAAGTTTTGATGAGCCGCTGA
- a CDS encoding L-lactate permease, whose translation MYEYLQFSLGVLPLLVMIILILKIKMPIHHAILLTLVITTILSMTVWHTPLQTIGSAIGYGVIKGLWPIVIVILGAIYSYNLMLETRSMDVLRDVLASISDDRRIQVLLISWCFGGFLEAAAGYGTAVAIPIGILIALGFNPLKAAIASLVANTVPTAFGAVGIPVSILAEQVHLPVTTLGGTIILQLALFNILLPFVIIAIIGDGVKAIRGVFGITLACGITTLIPQYFVAIHLGAELPAFAGSLVSLIVVAVMGRARKGKTDPNYLIQNNKSSGSLPSGRHLLNACSIYMLIFTFILLCSPLFPGIKQSLSHITSTLSFPLPEGKALSLKIDWIATPGVLIIIASLIGGFIQGASLGRMLHVLVNTIKQLKNSIIAITAIVAMATMMDVSGLIATLAQTMVNMTGGAYVFIAPVIGALGTFVTGSDTNSNVLFGKLQTMAAEKLHIDPIWLAAANTSGATGGKMISPQSIAIAVSATRMDGQGSAIMSGTLKYCTAYILILGLKVGLFYYLFMS comes from the coding sequence ATGTACGAATACTTGCAATTCTCACTCGGCGTTTTACCCCTCTTGGTCATGATTATTTTGATTCTGAAAATCAAAATGCCCATTCATCACGCTATCCTGCTGACGCTGGTGATCACGACCATTCTGAGCATGACGGTCTGGCATACGCCGCTACAAACCATAGGTTCAGCGATCGGATATGGGGTGATAAAAGGCCTATGGCCCATCGTTATTGTGATCCTGGGGGCGATTTACAGTTATAACCTGATGCTGGAAACACGCAGTATGGATGTGCTGCGTGATGTACTGGCCAGTATTAGCGATGACCGCCGGATTCAGGTGCTGTTGATTTCCTGGTGCTTTGGCGGTTTTCTTGAAGCCGCCGCTGGCTATGGTACTGCAGTGGCTATACCCATCGGCATTCTGATTGCCCTCGGGTTCAACCCGTTGAAAGCGGCCATCGCGTCTCTGGTGGCCAATACCGTCCCCACCGCATTTGGCGCAGTCGGTATCCCCGTCTCCATTCTGGCTGAACAGGTACACCTGCCGGTAACGACGCTGGGCGGCACCATTATTTTGCAACTGGCGCTGTTTAACATCCTGTTGCCTTTTGTGATCATCGCCATCATCGGCGACGGGGTGAAAGCGATCCGCGGCGTATTCGGCATCACTCTGGCGTGCGGTATTACTACGCTGATCCCGCAGTATTTCGTGGCTATCCATCTGGGCGCCGAACTGCCTGCGTTTGCGGGCAGCCTGGTCAGCCTGATCGTGGTCGCCGTGATGGGGCGGGCGCGCAAAGGGAAAACCGATCCTAACTATCTGATCCAGAATAACAAATCATCAGGTAGCTTGCCCTCAGGCCGTCATTTGCTCAATGCCTGCTCTATTTATATGCTGATTTTTACATTCATTCTGCTCTGCTCCCCGCTGTTTCCGGGCATCAAGCAAAGTCTGTCGCATATTACCTCGACGTTGTCCTTTCCACTGCCGGAAGGTAAAGCGCTGTCGTTAAAAATCGACTGGATTGCCACACCGGGCGTACTCATCATCATAGCCTCACTGATTGGCGGCTTTATTCAGGGGGCGTCGCTGGGAAGGATGCTGCACGTATTAGTGAATACGATCAAACAGTTGAAAAACTCGATTATCGCTATCACCGCCATCGTCGCCATGGCCACCATGATGGACGTCAGTGGGTTAATCGCTACGCTGGCGCAAACCATGGTGAACATGACCGGCGGCGCATATGTCTTTATTGCCCCGGTGATCGGTGCGCTGGGAACCTTCGTCACCGGCAGTGATACCAACTCCAACGTACTCTTTGGCAAGTTACAGACGATGGCTGCAGAAAAACTGCATATCGACCCTATCTGGCTGGCGGCGGCTAACACGTCGGGGGCCACCGGCGGGAAAATGATTTCCCCGCAGAGCATCGCCATTGCCGTATCGGCAACCCGCATGGATGGACAAGGCAGCGCCATCATGTCTGGCACATTGAAATACTGTACGGCCTACATTCTTATTCTCGGACTAAAAGTAGGATTGTTTTATTACCTGTTTATGTCCTGA